A window of the Gloeobacter morelensis MG652769 genome harbors these coding sequences:
- a CDS encoding AAA family ATPase translates to MIIAGPNGTGKTTLLEALRWRDENGNVIHIGPHRAMRRQNVQQRQLLGEAISYRSIVMSGGAPSIEGIQILGGSEDHPNYLKHALCQIEMDRQQAITQRYDRDGEIAVGSLPDPWKPLRELTQNLLPHLRFAKIDASNRTNVQCLWQVQNSSTLVDLNDLSSGEKSIVLMFYPLIERQTRSILAGVEDSQATPMPAIAVLIDEPELHLHPNLQLKVLDYLRVLSSEEGMQVIVATHSPTIVEQASFEELFLLRPVELVEPEANQLVPVATDEEKLRLLREVFGNTSNITAMQPILVVEGTADAQSGKVVPDWKLYRAMHPGFFALTLLAGGGKGECKALVRSLNEFLPQLSNKLKAFALLDRDVEEASGNDSLKLLPVSMIENLLLDPDSIWEAIQSVAERTDLRSVTDVGAKLDAILDALEDTEVERRAIASLGIVHFRPKKPLDVIPEQASRFNTEVRERFGVEAVEKAKAEAKARVAALKQERRRREDFHGKTVLGEFFKNHLHSTPLSKLVFTYEAARYAGRRQSVATFFDELFKQISQT, encoded by the coding sequence ATGATCATCGCTGGACCGAACGGCACGGGAAAAACGACCCTCCTTGAGGCGCTGCGATGGAGGGATGAGAACGGAAACGTCATCCACATCGGGCCGCATCGGGCGATGCGGCGTCAGAATGTACAGCAGCGGCAACTGCTGGGGGAAGCGATCTCTTACCGGTCGATTGTGATGAGCGGGGGGGCACCCTCTATTGAGGGCATTCAAATCCTTGGTGGCAGTGAAGATCATCCAAATTACCTCAAACACGCCCTTTGTCAAATCGAGATGGACCGGCAACAGGCCATCACGCAACGATACGACCGCGATGGTGAAATCGCAGTCGGCAGCCTTCCGGATCCCTGGAAACCGCTGCGGGAGCTTACCCAAAATCTCCTTCCCCACCTACGATTTGCCAAAATCGATGCCAGCAACCGCACTAATGTGCAATGCCTGTGGCAGGTTCAGAATTCCAGTACCCTCGTGGACCTGAACGACCTCAGCTCCGGGGAGAAATCCATCGTCCTGATGTTCTACCCACTTATCGAACGGCAAACCCGCTCGATTCTCGCCGGGGTCGAGGACTCCCAAGCCACCCCGATGCCCGCAATCGCCGTGCTCATAGACGAACCAGAGCTGCACCTCCACCCAAACCTACAATTGAAAGTGCTCGACTACCTCCGCGTGCTGTCCTCGGAGGAAGGCATGCAGGTGATAGTCGCCACGCATTCGCCGACCATTGTCGAGCAGGCCAGTTTTGAGGAGCTCTTCCTCCTGCGCCCGGTGGAACTGGTCGAGCCCGAGGCCAACCAGCTCGTGCCGGTAGCGACGGACGAAGAGAAACTGCGTCTGCTACGCGAAGTGTTCGGCAACACGTCCAACATCACCGCCATGCAGCCGATCTTGGTGGTGGAAGGCACTGCGGACGCGCAGAGCGGCAAGGTGGTGCCAGACTGGAAGCTCTACAGAGCAATGCATCCGGGGTTTTTCGCTCTGACCCTCCTGGCCGGAGGAGGCAAGGGCGAGTGCAAGGCGCTCGTCCGATCCCTGAACGAATTTCTGCCCCAACTTTCAAATAAGCTCAAGGCGTTCGCGCTCTTGGACCGAGATGTAGAAGAGGCGAGCGGCAACGATTCGCTGAAACTTCTGCCGGTGTCGATGATCGAGAATTTGCTGCTCGACCCGGACTCCATTTGGGAGGCAATCCAGAGCGTGGCGGAGCGCACCGATCTGAGATCCGTTACTGATGTGGGCGCCAAACTGGATGCCATCCTCGACGCTCTTGAGGACACAGAAGTCGAGCGGCGGGCCATAGCAAGCCTGGGGATCGTCCACTTCCGCCCGAAAAAGCCTTTGGATGTTATCCCGGAGCAGGCGAGCAGGTTTAATACCGAGGTCAGAGAGCGCTTCGGGGTTGAGGCCGTGGAAAAGGCGAAAGCAGAAGCAAAAGCGCGGGTCGCCGCGCTGAAGCAGGAGCGCCGTCGCCGGGAGGATTTCCACGGAAAGACGGTGCTCGGCGAGTTTTTCAAAAACCACCTGCACAGCACTCCACTGTCGAAGCTGGTCTTCACCTACGAGGCCGCCCGTTACGCGGGTCGCAGGCAGTCGGTGGCCACCTTCTTCGACGAATTGTTTAAGCAAATCTCTCAAACCTAG
- a CDS encoding Y-family DNA polymerase, producing MGKITAIALCDCNRFYVACERAAVPGIWDRPVIVLSNNDGSIVSISEEAEAVGLAKGMPYFRVRETVKEHKVRVFSSNYTLYGSLSKRVMDTLRTLSPGIEIYSIDEAFLDLSHIDADRLDAHARHIRRVVKRWTGVGISIGIAETKTLAKVANRLAKKTPALEGVMDLTGNRVLQEAALTKLPVGDVWGIGSRWEKALAQDAGVTNALQLRDLSDLWVKKRMGVVGMRTVLELRGLPCLPLQTAAPRRKSACVSRSFGRPVCDRQGLSEAVASFAARAARKLRKEHLAAGSMAVFASSSRFGDDPVSVSARCALDTASNVTPVLLGHARELVDALWREGVPFAKAGVLLADLCDENEIQLSLFDPGFDPKNQQPARLMSVIDGMNRELGRGSVRFAAEGTEQPWRTRAAFLSPRWTTQWNDLPIVHA from the coding sequence GTGGGCAAGATCACGGCCATAGCACTTTGCGACTGCAACCGGTTCTACGTCGCCTGCGAGCGCGCGGCGGTGCCGGGGATCTGGGACAGGCCGGTGATCGTGCTTTCGAACAACGACGGCTCGATCGTGTCGATTTCCGAAGAAGCCGAGGCGGTGGGTCTTGCCAAGGGCATGCCCTATTTTCGGGTCCGCGAAACGGTCAAGGAGCACAAGGTGCGGGTATTCAGCAGCAACTACACGCTTTACGGTTCGCTCAGCAAAAGGGTGATGGACACCCTGCGCACGCTGTCACCTGGGATTGAGATCTACAGCATCGACGAGGCTTTTCTGGACCTCTCGCACATAGATGCCGACCGGTTAGATGCACATGCCCGCCATATACGCCGTGTGGTGAAGCGGTGGACCGGTGTAGGCATCAGCATAGGCATTGCCGAGACAAAGACGCTCGCGAAAGTAGCAAACCGGCTGGCCAAGAAGACGCCGGCGCTCGAAGGCGTCATGGACTTGACGGGCAACCGGGTTCTCCAAGAAGCGGCACTGACAAAGCTACCGGTCGGGGACGTTTGGGGCATCGGGAGCCGCTGGGAGAAGGCTCTTGCGCAGGACGCGGGAGTGACCAACGCACTGCAGCTGCGCGATCTGTCCGACCTGTGGGTCAAGAAGCGGATGGGCGTGGTCGGCATGCGCACGGTGCTGGAACTGCGCGGGTTGCCCTGCCTGCCGCTGCAGACCGCCGCCCCACGGCGCAAGTCGGCGTGCGTGTCGCGTTCTTTCGGCCGGCCGGTTTGCGACCGGCAGGGGCTGAGCGAGGCGGTGGCTAGTTTCGCGGCCCGCGCCGCCCGCAAGTTGCGCAAGGAACACCTGGCGGCGGGCTCGATGGCCGTTTTTGCTTCTTCCAGCCGATTCGGCGACGACCCAGTGTCGGTGTCGGCGAGGTGCGCACTGGACACGGCCAGCAACGTCACGCCGGTGCTGCTGGGGCACGCCCGGGAGCTGGTCGACGCTCTGTGGCGGGAGGGGGTGCCGTTCGCCAAAGCTGGGGTGCTGCTGGCGGATCTTTGCGACGAGAACGAGATTCAACTGAGCCTGTTCGATCCCGGCTTTGACCCGAAGAACCAGCAGCCCGCAAGGTTGATGAGCGTGATCGACGGCATGAACCGGGAACTCGGCCGGGGTAGCGTCCGCTTCGCCGCCGAGGGAACTGAGCAACCGTGGAGGACGCGGGCGGCCTTCCTCTCTCCCAGGTGGACCACTCAATGGAACGACCTGCCGATCGTCCATGCTTAG
- a CDS encoding site-2 protease family protein: protein MILSMCLSVLCIVAHEIGHLIAALWLRVPVGSFSIGLGPVIWQSAEPGRTKYTVKALPISGSIIMEGESEGIRWLPVFLAGPLTNLALAVLLMFASAVYSGPGEGVWQRLSKWERLDRTDAFSIAASVSRSYGLLNLLPALGFDGGQCIVLLGRMFVHGRKRRI, encoded by the coding sequence ATGATCCTTTCGATGTGCCTGTCGGTGCTGTGCATTGTCGCGCACGAGATCGGGCACCTGATCGCGGCTTTGTGGCTGCGCGTGCCGGTGGGCTCTTTCTCCATTGGTCTCGGCCCGGTGATCTGGCAATCCGCAGAGCCTGGACGTACCAAGTACACAGTCAAGGCGCTCCCCATCTCCGGCTCCATCATCATGGAAGGCGAGTCGGAAGGCATCCGCTGGCTGCCGGTGTTCCTTGCGGGTCCGTTGACCAACCTCGCCCTGGCGGTCCTTTTGATGTTTGCCAGTGCTGTTTACTCGGGACCGGGGGAAGGGGTATGGCAACGCCTATCCAAGTGGGAACGGCTCGATCGCACCGATGCCTTTTCCATAGCCGCGTCCGTTTCCCGCTCCTACGGGCTTCTCAACTTGCTGCCGGCCCTCGGTTTCGACGGGGGTCAGTGCATTGTCCTTCTGGGGCGTATGTTCGTGCATGGAAGGAAGCGGCGTATTTGA
- a CDS encoding Ig-like domain-containing protein — protein sequence MLPAERVEAALSVSLSGLADGAALDASAVIYVEAKLSGGSADKVEFYQDGKLLRTEYVAPYCHGGDSNGKCNGYSVSGLPSGSHTIQAKAFEGSNVYTSSVLDFTVGSTSSATVSLAGLVDGATVNAGSKIYVEAKPSVTATKVEFFIDGSEVWQENYSPWWLGGNPNPTTANGWSVAGLSEGSHTLQALAQIGGKGVWSTVLDFVVGSSASSGGGLSWSSDYDTPSADNLDGVSTEDIVGYIGKPSSSGGWEADENPKTAWFKSEGDQLALREAVVDFYRRSGHDLRKTKDQIDAWKPSTWSSKMQGDGLPPYLKPLSIDSYFYKQVPGKAEWPHLLIDRARFKDGKPWRKINFGTTDSDDSNGTGHMYGEPADPVRQAMVGDGDGSTGDCPDVYYNPYSGGPRGDGTVRLKDAINPAVRSGGNTNNGPVTPDNSNDSVVHHVFKESDGSFWETEYYHYRPGCGSYDGDTVSRYGEPINQLPHLGDKAGGYNAAKITGVGGTMHDSELLDNADIGHALMGPTDWIMAALVYPGRGMDGGYQSDKAKGLNQGYLPYGALVRLDPDLTNADIDNFVLANGKKLDTLTKKILRALRDYGWYVSDTGSRDMDIEANVQGDRLPRPRGDYYTELVEFMNAHNQYVVPPPVRPTSDSGN from the coding sequence TTGTTGCCTGCAGAACGAGTTGAGGCCGCTCTGAGCGTTTCACTGTCGGGCCTGGCCGACGGTGCGGCTCTCGACGCCTCCGCCGTGATTTACGTCGAGGCGAAGCTCTCGGGTGGCTCGGCAGACAAAGTCGAGTTCTATCAAGATGGGAAATTGCTGCGCACCGAATATGTCGCGCCGTATTGCCACGGAGGCGACTCCAACGGCAAGTGCAACGGCTATTCGGTGTCCGGTCTCCCCTCCGGCAGCCACACCATCCAGGCGAAGGCGTTCGAAGGTAGTAACGTTTATACGTCCTCGGTGCTCGACTTTACGGTCGGCTCCACCTCCTCCGCCACCGTCTCCCTGGCGGGTCTTGTCGACGGTGCCACAGTGAACGCCGGCAGCAAAATCTATGTCGAGGCCAAGCCGAGCGTAACAGCAACCAAAGTGGAGTTCTTCATCGACGGTTCGGAGGTCTGGCAAGAAAACTACAGTCCCTGGTGGCTCGGGGGCAACCCCAACCCGACCACGGCCAACGGCTGGTCCGTTGCGGGGCTCTCCGAAGGCAGCCACACGCTGCAGGCCCTTGCCCAAATCGGTGGCAAGGGTGTCTGGTCGACGGTTCTCGACTTCGTGGTCGGCTCGTCGGCTTCCTCCGGCGGCGGCCTGTCGTGGTCGAGCGATTACGACACCCCCAGCGCCGACAACCTGGACGGTGTGAGCACCGAGGACATCGTCGGTTACATCGGCAAGCCGAGTTCGAGCGGCGGCTGGGAGGCCGACGAAAACCCGAAGACCGCCTGGTTCAAGTCCGAGGGCGACCAGTTGGCCCTGCGCGAGGCGGTGGTCGATTTCTACCGCAGAAGCGGTCACGACCTCAGAAAAACCAAGGACCAGATAGACGCCTGGAAGCCCTCCACCTGGTCGAGCAAGATGCAGGGTGACGGGTTGCCGCCGTACCTGAAGCCACTGTCGATCGATTCGTACTTCTACAAGCAAGTCCCCGGCAAGGCCGAATGGCCCCATCTGCTTATCGATAGAGCCCGCTTCAAAGACGGCAAGCCCTGGCGGAAGATCAACTTCGGCACCACCGACAGCGACGACTCCAACGGCACCGGCCATATGTACGGCGAGCCCGCCGACCCGGTGCGCCAGGCGATGGTGGGCGACGGCGACGGTTCCACCGGCGATTGCCCCGACGTCTACTACAATCCCTACAGCGGCGGTCCGCGCGGGGACGGCACCGTCCGGCTCAAAGATGCGATCAACCCGGCGGTGCGCTCGGGGGGCAACACCAACAACGGCCCGGTCACCCCCGACAACTCCAACGACTCGGTGGTCCACCACGTCTTTAAAGAATCGGACGGCAGCTTCTGGGAGACCGAGTACTACCACTACCGCCCCGGTTGCGGCAGCTACGACGGCGATACGGTCAGCCGCTACGGCGAGCCCATCAACCAGCTGCCGCACCTCGGGGACAAGGCGGGGGGCTACAACGCCGCGAAGATCACCGGGGTGGGCGGCACGATGCACGACAGCGAACTATTGGACAATGCCGATATCGGCCACGCCTTGATGGGTCCGACCGACTGGATCATGGCGGCCTTGGTCTATCCGGGCCGGGGCATGGACGGCGGCTACCAGTCGGACAAGGCCAAGGGCCTCAACCAGGGGTATCTGCCCTACGGGGCGCTGGTGCGGTTGGATCCGGATCTGACCAACGCCGATATCGACAATTTCGTCCTCGCCAACGGCAAGAAGCTCGATACCCTCACCAAGAAGATCCTGCGGGCGCTGCGCGATTACGGCTGGTACGTCTCCGACACGGGCAGCCGCGACATGGACATCGAAGCGAACGTGCAGGGCGACCGGCTGCCCCGGCCCCGGGGCGATTACTATACCGAGCTGGTGGAATTTATGAATGCCCACAACCAGTACGTCGTGCCGCCGCCGGTGCGTCCCACCAGTGATTCGGGCAATTGA
- a CDS encoding PadR family transcriptional regulator, whose product MLPHSEDSLEHVSPLEEDLLIVLAAGELHSQQVLAAFGEVNSIRPLSRGSLYPTIASLRQKQCIQSRTLAEPGGRRRKYYSITDRGLDLLECARIRREKLAEWQAHYVEDKSAQSTPSADDPTARSVVASSNADDRESGEIL is encoded by the coding sequence GTGCTACCGCATTCCGAAGACTCTCTTGAGCATGTGTCGCCCCTGGAAGAAGACCTCTTGATTGTTTTGGCCGCGGGGGAATTGCACTCCCAACAAGTCCTCGCGGCCTTCGGGGAGGTGAACTCCATCCGACCGCTCTCGCGCGGTTCCTTGTATCCGACAATTGCCAGCCTCAGACAAAAGCAATGCATCCAATCCCGAACGCTTGCTGAGCCCGGAGGCAGAAGGCGCAAATACTACTCCATCACCGACAGGGGGTTGGACCTTCTGGAGTGCGCGCGAATCCGCCGGGAAAAACTGGCCGAATGGCAGGCGCACTACGTCGAGGATAAAAGTGCACAATCTACCCCGTCCGCCGACGATCCAACCGCTCGATCGGTGGTGGCATCAAGCAACGCAGATGATCGAGAGTCAGGAGAAATTTTATGA
- a CDS encoding tetratricopeptide repeat protein has protein sequence MALQDTSPQAKEIGNNMADVADVAVDIVGDFVKKLFDTLRKGKALKEPDKAQRIEIKIGREIVYRGTEGQKPEIDKLTVRQAKLLEAAMGSPATPAAAGRAKAAEEVKGAATVKVNGEAFYQRSRGVVAVNKFAEDPAPHAPAAERPAEGVAVTAANRPATAVAAAPPPALQAAQAPASAAQSETAAAPPLAPSQAHLGDPAGGRVEAGPALGGPTPPRIAADRGRENGPQDTPAILAVAREQAFFGDHRGAIASYTKALKQTSDPVVIVDTLHKRADAYAASFGGSREADRDRASAHGLEASHALENGDKNRALALANEAVRLNRDEPSHHVVLAQVHTALGDHGTALEHNKKAVDLDQRRTEWLDGDPEKHDYLPPWDVYMYRADTREEIGDTQGAIGDYTKAIAHSQAHIFKLGWDTDDHMALNSAFATNIHSHNMRAECHSKLGNHREAVKDYTAAIRIYPSHNYAYTLRAQEHIALGRTDEAAQDLAKQSQVNEASGESSAAFDAHRGGDHFKAMQHLEKSLKLDPNNPDTYQLRAKVHAALGDHAASRKDNAKARSMTRSQSSVPVFTIIKNQLASSVKEGTFKRWITAAASSVSSAISAAGNALETGLQKLNDTVSSDKSVKVDFRTEREAQQVEKTARRLLDTYRGGGEERTFEMRKSGYTVAQQGDTLTVIDRQGREILNSSPGRLTANLSEADKRAFKASERQLDKGKSNEKVASL, from the coding sequence ATGGCACTACAAGACACTTCCCCACAAGCAAAAGAAATCGGCAACAACATGGCGGATGTTGCCGATGTCGCCGTTGACATCGTCGGCGATTTCGTCAAAAAACTTTTCGACACTCTGCGCAAAGGCAAGGCCCTCAAAGAACCGGACAAAGCGCAGAGAATCGAGATTAAAATCGGCCGGGAAATCGTCTACAGGGGCACTGAAGGGCAAAAGCCCGAGATCGACAAGCTCACGGTCCGCCAGGCGAAACTCCTCGAAGCAGCCATGGGCTCCCCCGCCACGCCCGCTGCCGCCGGGCGGGCCAAAGCCGCTGAGGAGGTCAAGGGCGCCGCCACGGTCAAGGTCAACGGCGAAGCGTTTTACCAGCGCAGCAGGGGTGTGGTCGCGGTGAACAAGTTCGCCGAAGATCCCGCCCCTCATGCTCCGGCCGCGGAGCGGCCCGCCGAAGGCGTTGCCGTCACCGCTGCGAATCGGCCCGCCACGGCCGTTGCTGCCGCTCCCCCTCCCGCTCTCCAAGCTGCCCAAGCGCCCGCGTCGGCCGCGCAGTCTGAGACCGCCGCCGCACCCCCACTTGCGCCCTCGCAAGCACATCTGGGCGACCCGGCGGGCGGGCGGGTTGAGGCCGGCCCGGCCCTTGGCGGCCCGACCCCGCCCCGAATTGCCGCTGATCGCGGGCGGGAAAACGGCCCGCAGGACACGCCCGCGATCCTGGCCGTCGCGCGGGAGCAGGCGTTTTTTGGCGATCACCGCGGTGCCATCGCTTCTTACACCAAAGCCCTGAAGCAAACCTCCGATCCTGTTGTCATCGTCGATACCCTCCACAAACGCGCCGACGCTTATGCGGCCAGCTTCGGCGGCTCTAGAGAAGCGGACAGGGACAGGGCCTCTGCGCATGGCTTGGAGGCCTCCCATGCCCTCGAGAACGGCGACAAGAACCGCGCGCTTGCCCTGGCGAACGAAGCCGTTCGCTTAAATCGCGACGAACCCTCCCACCACGTCGTTCTGGCGCAGGTGCACACGGCACTGGGTGATCACGGCACCGCCCTCGAACACAACAAAAAGGCCGTCGACCTTGACCAACGCAGAACCGAGTGGCTCGACGGCGACCCGGAAAAACACGACTATCTCCCGCCGTGGGACGTTTACATGTACCGTGCCGACACCCGGGAAGAGATCGGCGACACTCAGGGTGCGATCGGCGACTACACGAAGGCCATTGCCCATTCGCAGGCCCACATTTTCAAGTTGGGCTGGGACACCGACGACCACATGGCACTCAACTCGGCGTTTGCGACCAACATCCACTCGCACAACATGCGGGCCGAGTGCCATTCCAAGCTCGGCAACCACCGGGAAGCGGTTAAAGACTACACGGCCGCCATTCGCATCTACCCCAGCCACAACTACGCCTACACACTGCGTGCCCAAGAGCACATCGCGCTCGGCAGAACTGACGAAGCGGCCCAGGATCTCGCTAAGCAAAGCCAGGTTAACGAAGCGAGCGGCGAGTCGTCGGCCGCCTTCGACGCCCACCGCGGAGGAGACCATTTCAAAGCCATGCAGCACCTGGAAAAGTCCCTCAAGCTGGATCCGAATAATCCGGATACTTACCAACTACGTGCCAAAGTCCATGCCGCGCTTGGGGACCATGCCGCTAGCCGCAAAGACAATGCGAAGGCCCGCTCAATGACACGCTCGCAGTCGTCCGTGCCGGTGTTCACAATCATCAAGAACCAACTGGCTTCCAGCGTGAAGGAAGGCACGTTCAAGCGCTGGATAACCGCCGCCGCGAGCAGTGTCTCATCCGCCATATCCGCCGCGGGCAATGCCCTTGAGACCGGCCTGCAGAAGTTGAACGACACCGTGTCTTCCGACAAGAGCGTCAAAGTCGATTTCCGGACGGAGCGTGAGGCCCAGCAAGTCGAGAAAACCGCGCGCAGGTTGCTCGACACCTATCGCGGGGGCGGCGAGGAGCGCACCTTCGAGATGCGCAAAAGCGGTTATACGGTCGCCCAGCAAGGCGACACGCTGACCGTGATCGACAGGCAAGGGCGCGAGATCCTCAACAGCTCGCCCGGGCGCCTGACGGCGAACCTCAGCGAGGCCGACAAGCGCGCTTTCAAAGCCTCCGAGCGCCAGCTTGACAAAGGAAAATCAAACGAGAAGGTGGCTTCGCTATGA
- a CDS encoding FG-GAP repeat domain-containing protein yields the protein MKKSTIGVSASAAARKAAMVGFGLLAGALAAFLGPAAVLAEEGGDPSTCGAEPLAIPNKKGDFDGDGHTDILWRHYQTGANTIWLMDGIAMRQSVSLDPVSTYWFAVGVDDFDGDGWQDILWRDFSTGANSIWFMNRTVLCSAAPSSPVSDYVWQIDGTGDFNGDSKADIVWRNYQTGANTVWLMDGAVRLGSIALQPVEYTGWQIEGSADFDFDGQTDLFWRNYGTGENTVWLMEGTVLRSEIHLPTLVLDGSSLNFVGAVGDYNGDGEADIVWRSFTTGANTAWLLKGANLLLAAPMSPVGELNWAMAGPR from the coding sequence ATGAAAAAATCGACGATAGGGGTGAGCGCTAGCGCCGCCGCGCGCAAGGCCGCGATGGTCGGTTTTGGGCTGCTTGCGGGTGCTCTTGCCGCCTTCCTCGGCCCTGCCGCCGTTTTGGCCGAGGAAGGCGGCGACCCATCCACTTGTGGAGCCGAACCGCTCGCCATTCCCAACAAGAAGGGCGACTTCGACGGTGACGGCCACACCGATATACTCTGGCGCCATTACCAGACCGGTGCAAACACCATCTGGTTGATGGACGGCATCGCTATGCGCCAGAGCGTTTCTCTCGACCCGGTGTCGACTTACTGGTTTGCCGTGGGGGTGGACGACTTCGACGGCGACGGCTGGCAGGACATCCTTTGGCGCGACTTTTCCACCGGGGCCAATTCGATCTGGTTCATGAACCGTACAGTGTTGTGTTCGGCTGCCCCCTCCAGCCCGGTCTCTGACTACGTCTGGCAGATCGATGGCACTGGCGATTTCAACGGCGACAGCAAGGCCGACATCGTTTGGCGCAATTACCAGACCGGGGCCAACACCGTTTGGTTGATGGACGGTGCAGTCCGGCTCGGCTCGATCGCTCTGCAGCCAGTGGAGTATACGGGTTGGCAAATCGAGGGGAGCGCGGACTTTGACTTCGACGGCCAGACGGATCTGTTTTGGCGCAACTACGGAACTGGCGAAAATACCGTGTGGCTGATGGAGGGCACGGTGTTGCGTTCTGAGATCCATCTGCCGACTCTTGTGCTCGACGGCTCCAGCCTCAATTTCGTGGGGGCCGTTGGCGACTACAACGGCGACGGCGAAGCCGACATCGTTTGGCGCAGCTTTACCACCGGTGCCAACACGGCTTGGCTGCTCAAGGGTGCGAACCTGCTTTTAGCGGCCCCGATGTCACCCGTTGGCGAACTCAATTGGGCGATGGCCGGGCCACGCTGA
- a CDS encoding LexA family protein, whose product MSRGTGLAFRFFGARPSCGFPSPADEFLEDDLCLDDLIENPVATFLVRVSGASMNPTIWDRDLLVVDRSLEPEDGDVLVAALDGELLVKRLRLHPGGAELAADNPLYLPLPLKDGLEIVCWGVATHAIRPLR is encoded by the coding sequence GTGTCCAGGGGCACTGGGTTGGCCTTCCGCTTTTTCGGCGCCAGGCCGAGCTGCGGCTTTCCCTCGCCGGCGGACGAGTTTCTCGAAGATGACCTTTGCCTCGACGATCTGATCGAAAATCCGGTCGCTACTTTTCTGGTGCGGGTCAGCGGCGCGAGCATGAATCCGACGATCTGGGACAGGGATCTTCTGGTGGTGGACCGGTCGCTGGAACCGGAAGACGGTGACGTGCTCGTGGCGGCGCTCGACGGCGAACTGCTGGTAAAGCGACTGCGGCTTCACCCAGGGGGGGCGGAGCTGGCGGCCGACAACCCTCTCTACCTGCCGTTGCCCCTCAAAGACGGGCTGGAGATCGTCTGCTGGGGGGTGGCCACCCACGCCATCCGCCCGCTGCGCTGA